A window of the Oncorhynchus tshawytscha isolate Ot180627B unplaced genomic scaffold, Otsh_v2.0 Un_contig_1603_pilon_pilon, whole genome shotgun sequence genome harbors these coding sequences:
- the dyrk2 gene encoding dual specificity tyrosine-phosphorylation-regulated kinase 2, which translates to MLSKKPCAAVYPTGKGGEICQLQSSPGIGVGGPRAGAATDPPSPVTLPPLRNIKSLTVGGNKHTMSDHMHVGNHQQIHVQQLFEENSNKRTVLTAQPNGLTSVGRAGLPLPDRQQPDVTTTTAQCRQGSSASLKSTDSKPQPATLTPEQAMKQFMPKLTAFEHHEIFSYPEVYFAGPNAKKRPGVIGGSNNGGYDDDQGSYIQVPHDHVSYRYEVLKVIGKGSFGQVVKAYDHKAHCHVALKMVRNEKRFHRQAAEEIRILEHLRKQDKDSTMNVIHMLENFTFRNHICMTFELLSMNLYELIKKNKFQGFSLPLVRKFAHSILQCLDSLHKNRIIHCDLKPENILLKQQGRSGIKVIDFGSSCYEHQRVYTYIQSRFYRAPEVILGSRYGMPIDMWSLGCILAELLTGYPLLPGEDEGDQLACVIELLGMPSQKLLDSSKRAKNFVSSKGYPRYCAVTTLPDSSVVLNGGRSRRGKLRGPPGSKEWVTALKGCDDPLFLDFIKQCLEWDPAVRMSPSQALRHPWLRRRLPKPPTGDKTAVKRITDGGSGAITSISKLPPTSGSTSKIRTNLAHMTDANGNIQQRTVLPKLVS; encoded by the exons ATGTTATCCAAGAAGCCGTGCGCTGCCGTCTACCCAACTG GCAAAGGGGGTGAGATCTGCCAGCTACAGTCTTCCCCCGGAATCGGAGTCGGGGGTCCCCGGGCCGGAGCAGCGACAGACCCGCCATCGCCGGTCACACTACCACCCCTCAGGAATATCAAGTCGCTCACG GTTGGAGGCAATAAGCACACCATGAGTGACCACATGCACGTGGGGAACCACCAACAGATCCACGTCCAACAGCTGTTTGAGGAGAACAGCAACAAACGGACAGTGTTGACTGCACAGCCCAATGGGTTGACCTCTGTGGGCCGGGCAGGTCTACCGCTGCCTGACCGACAGCAGCCCGACGTCACCACTACCACGGCCCAGTGTCGGCAGGGCAGCTCAGCCTCCCTCAAGTCCACCGACAGCAAGCCCCAGCCGGCCACCCTGACCCCGGAGCAGGCCATGAAGCAGTTCATGCCCAAGCTTACGGCCTTCGAGCACCATGAGATCTTCAGTTACCCAGAGGTGTATTTCGCTGGACCCAACGCCAAGAAGAGGCCGGGGGTGATCGGGGGGTCCAACAACGGAGGCTACGACGACGATCAGGGCTCCTACATCCAGGTGCCCCACGACCATGTCTCCTACCGCTACGAGGTCCTCAAGGTGATTGGCAAGGGCAGTTTCGGTCAGGTGGTGAAGGCCTACGACCACAAGGCCCACTGCCACGTGGCGCTGAAGATGGTGAGGAATGAGAAGAGGTTCCACCGCCAGGCGGCCGAGGAGATCCGGATCCTGGAGCACCTGAGGAAGCAGGACAAAGACTCCACCATGAACGTGATCCACATGCTGGAGAACTTCACATTCCGTAACCACATCTGCATGACCTTTGAACTCCTCAGCATGAACCTCTACGAGCTCATCAAGAAGAACAAGTTCCAGGGCTTCAGCTTGCCGCTCGTCAGGAAGTTCGCCCACTCTATCCTGCAGTGTCTGGACTCGCTGCACAAGAACCGTATCATCCACTGTGACCTGAAGCCAGAGAACATTCTCCTGAAGCAGCAGGGACGCAGCGGGATCAAGGTCATCGACTTTGGCTCCAGCTGCTACGAGCACCAGCGGGTTTACACCTACATCCAGTCTCGTTTTTACAGAGCTCCCGAGGTCATCCTGGGGTCACGCTATGGGATGCCTATTGACATGTGGAGCCTGGGCTGCATCTTAGCGGAGTTGCTCACTGGGTACCCTCTCCTGCCGGGCGAAGATGAAGGGGACCAACTGGCATGTGTCATCGAGCTGCTGGGCATGCCCTCGCAGAAACTTCTGGACTCTTCCAAGAGAGCCAAAAACTTTGTGAGCTCCAAGGGTTACCCCCGGTACTGCGCGGTGACGACCCTGCCGGACAGCTCGGTGGTGCTGAACGGGGGGCGCTCCCGCCGGGGCAAACTGAGGGGACCCCCGGGGAGCAAGGAGTGGGTGACGGCCTTGAAGGGCTGCGACGACCCCCTGTTCCTGGACTTCATCAAGCAGTGTCTGGAGTGGGACCCTGCCGTGCGCATGTCCCCCAGCCAGGCCCTCAGACACCCCTGGCTCAGGAGGCGCTTGCCCAAACCTCCCACGGGGGACAAAACAGCAGTGAAGCGTATCACCGACGGGGGCTCTGGCGCTATCACGTCGATCTCCAAATTACCTCCCACCTCGGGCTCCACCTCCAAGATAAGGACTAACCTGGCGCACATGACAGATGCCAACGGGAACATCCAACAGAGGACAGTGTTGCCAAAACTAGTCAGTTGA